GCAGCTGCAGGGCGATATCTGCGAGGCGCTCGAGCGGCTCGACGGTCGAGGTCGATTCTCGTCGGACGCGTGGCAGCGCCCGGGTGGAGGCGGCGGGGTGAGCCGTGTGCTCGTCGACGGGGACGTGTTCGAAAAGGCGGGCGTCAACTGGTCGGACGTGTCGGGCGAGTTGCCGGACGAACTCGCAGCTCAGTTGCCGGGGCAGGACCGGGCGTTTCGCGCGAGCGGCGTATCGTTGGTACTACATCCGAGGTCGCCGATGGTGCCGACCACGCACGCCAACTTTCGCTGTATCCAGAAGGGCGACCGCATGTGGTTCGGCGGCGGAGCCGACCTCACGCCGTACTATCTGTTTCGCGACGACGTCGTTCACTTCCACCGCACGCTCAAGGCCGCGTGCGACGCACATTCCGGCGTGGCCGACTACGCGCGCTTCAAGACCTGGTGTGACGAGTACTTCTACCTGCCGCACCGCGGCGAGACGCGGGGCGTCGGCGGCATCTTCTTCGACTATCTCGACGGCGGGGGCGCGCTCGACGCCGTGTTCGAGTTCGTTCAAGACGCCGGCCGCGCCTTCGTGCCGGCCTACGTGCCGATCGTCGAGCGGCGGCGCGCGGAGCCGTGGGGGGAACGCGAACGCCGCTGGCAGCTCGTGCGGCGCGGCCGGTACGTCGAGTTCAACTTGCTGTACGACCGCGGGACCGTGTTCGGCCTCAAGACGGCCGGCCGGGTCGAGTCCATCTTGATGAGCTTGCCGCCGCTGGTTCGATGGGACTATGCGCCGCAGGTGGAGCCGAGCAGCCGCGAGGCCGCGCTCGTCGCCGCGCTCACGCCGACCGACTGG
Above is a genomic segment from Deltaproteobacteria bacterium containing:
- a CDS encoding oxygen-dependent coproporphyrinogen oxidase; the protein is MTLFDRAAAFFRQLQGDICEALERLDGRGRFSSDAWQRPGGGGGVSRVLVDGDVFEKAGVNWSDVSGELPDELAAQLPGQDRAFRASGVSLVLHPRSPMVPTTHANFRCIQKGDRMWFGGGADLTPYYLFRDDVVHFHRTLKAACDAHSGVADYARFKTWCDEYFYLPHRGETRGVGGIFFDYLDGGGALDAVFEFVQDAGRAFVPAYVPIVERRRAEPWGERERRWQLVRRGRYVEFNLLYDRGTVFGLKTAGRVESILMSLPPLVRWDYAPQVEPSSREAALVAALTPTDWLREGQAEPLAQPD